Proteins encoded in a region of the bacterium genome:
- a CDS encoding glutamate synthase-related protein: MPKKYHIEAKAAAPRHTPIGRHGIVDFNEDCAGACHHCVKKECIYDIYRKEGIFTREMPGELHYLYSCMNCLRCVQNCTRAVVTRTVNPEFRWLGDAYWKPEMLLTTWYQAETGKIPVSGAGYRGPFAGPGFDNMWTDMSEIVRPTRDGIHGREYISTSVDVGAKLTELSFDERGQLAVAPPPVLELPVPFVLGIPHFGDWSPGAYEAFARAAQAIRTLCVIDPGLVTPNLEPYRAALAPAVSGATISRHRDAIAGARLVQLEYDDAFAANVAAIKLIAPGAVVTVRAPIDADSHLLAERLVAAGVESITFAANHHGRSGAFGGGEFIKESFRRIHAHLMAKGVRDTVTLIASGGIALAEHMAKAIICGADLVVVDIPFLIALECRMCMNCTLGRPCPVDVAGTPPEHGARRITNLASAWHSQLLEVLGAMGLREVRRLRGEYGRAMFQEDLERETFQALFAGKRAKGQ, encoded by the coding sequence ATGCCGAAGAAATATCATATTGAAGCGAAGGCGGCGGCGCCGCGGCACACGCCGATCGGCAGGCACGGCATCGTCGACTTCAACGAGGACTGCGCCGGCGCCTGCCACCACTGCGTGAAGAAGGAGTGCATCTACGACATCTACCGCAAGGAAGGGATCTTCACGCGGGAGATGCCGGGCGAGCTGCACTATCTCTACAGCTGCATGAACTGCCTGCGCTGCGTGCAGAACTGCACGCGCGCCGTGGTCACCCGCACCGTGAACCCCGAGTTCCGCTGGCTCGGCGACGCCTACTGGAAGCCGGAGATGCTCCTCACCACCTGGTACCAGGCCGAGACCGGCAAGATCCCCGTCTCGGGCGCCGGCTATCGCGGTCCGTTCGCCGGCCCCGGGTTCGACAACATGTGGACCGACATGTCCGAGATCGTCCGCCCGACGCGCGACGGCATCCACGGCCGCGAGTACATCAGCACGTCCGTCGACGTCGGCGCCAAGCTCACGGAGCTCTCGTTCGATGAGCGGGGCCAGCTCGCGGTCGCGCCGCCACCGGTGCTCGAGCTGCCCGTGCCCTTCGTCCTGGGTATCCCGCACTTCGGGGATTGGTCGCCCGGCGCCTACGAGGCCTTCGCCCGGGCGGCGCAGGCGATCCGCACGCTCTGCGTGATCGACCCGGGCCTGGTCACCCCGAACCTCGAACCGTATCGGGCCGCGCTCGCACCCGCCGTCAGCGGCGCCACGATATCGCGTCACCGCGATGCCATCGCCGGCGCGCGGCTGGTGCAGCTCGAGTACGACGACGCGTTCGCCGCGAACGTCGCGGCGATCAAGTTGATCGCGCCGGGCGCCGTCGTGACGGTGCGCGCGCCGATCGACGCCGACTCCCACCTGCTGGCCGAGCGGCTGGTCGCCGCCGGCGTCGAGTCGATCACGTTCGCGGCGAACCACCACGGCCGCAGCGGCGCCTTCGGCGGGGGCGAGTTCATCAAGGAGAGCTTCCGCCGCATCCACGCGCACCTCATGGCGAAGGGCGTGCGCGACACGGTCACGCTGATCGCCTCGGGCGGCATCGCTCTGGCCGAGCACATGGCGAAGGCCATCATCTGCGGCGCCGACCTGGTCGTCGTCGACATCCCGTTTCTGATCGCGCTCGAGTGCCGCATGTGCATGAACTGCACGCTCGGGCGCCCCTGCCCTGTCGACGTCGCGGGCACCCCGCCGGAGCACGGCGCGCGGCGGATCACGAACCTCGCCTCCGCGTGGCACAGCCAGCTGCTGGAGGTGCTCGGCGCAATGGGCCTGCGCGAGGTGCGGCGGCTGCGCGGGGAGTACGGCCGCGCGATGTTCCAGGAGGACCTCGAGCGCGAGACGTTCCAGGCGCTCTTCGCGGGAAAGCGAGCGAAAGGGCAATGA
- a CDS encoding glutamate synthase-related protein, which yields MSTQAAITAKITRRPKATVTRFRNAIGKYKVVRTDRCTGCGLCAKLCPHGVHVRYEGYSRTTRPKDHLCRGTWCKENCDYYCIDKCPAGALSMGLNPVYESMGDPRWTPDMILSTWDQAENGRITNETLEPHLGASGGGFDKLRLNFPKEPALKLKPSEVDTHLSLNRRGSGPKVVIDVPWYGGGMSYGSVSPATMVGKAHACMVWNSFTCTGEGGYPPHLYPYDDHVITQVATGLFGVREETIQRVRIVEFKYAQGAKPGLGGHLLGDKNTPAVARMREAVAGTSLFSPFPFHSVYSIEDHKKHVDWVLAMNPKALVSAKVSTPNDVDMVAVGSYYAGVHIVHLDGSYGGTGAAPDIAKKNIAMPIEYAIPKVHQFLVNEGIRDKVTLIASGGLRNVHDLVKAICLGANGAVIGTAEMVALECIRCGACESGRGCARGIATTDPELSLQFDYEWAARRITNLYSSWHAQLVDILVRFGIRSVSELVGRTDLLHHVDYSE from the coding sequence ATGAGCACACAGGCGGCAATCACGGCGAAGATCACCCGCAGGCCGAAGGCGACGGTGACGCGCTTTCGCAACGCGATCGGCAAGTACAAGGTCGTCCGCACCGACCGCTGCACCGGCTGCGGGCTCTGCGCGAAGCTCTGCCCGCACGGCGTGCACGTCCGCTACGAGGGCTACAGCCGCACGACGCGGCCCAAGGACCACCTCTGCCGCGGCACCTGGTGCAAGGAGAACTGCGACTACTACTGCATCGACAAGTGCCCGGCCGGCGCGCTCTCGATGGGGCTGAACCCGGTCTACGAGTCGATGGGCGACCCGCGCTGGACTCCGGACATGATCCTCTCGACCTGGGACCAGGCCGAGAACGGGCGCATCACCAACGAGACGCTGGAGCCGCACCTCGGCGCCTCCGGCGGCGGCTTCGACAAGCTGCGGCTGAACTTCCCGAAGGAACCGGCGCTCAAGCTCAAGCCGTCCGAGGTCGACACGCACCTCTCCCTCAACCGGCGCGGCAGCGGCCCGAAGGTCGTGATCGACGTCCCCTGGTACGGCGGCGGGATGTCGTACGGCTCGGTGAGCCCGGCAACGATGGTCGGCAAGGCGCACGCCTGCATGGTCTGGAACAGCTTCACCTGCACCGGGGAGGGCGGCTACCCGCCGCACCTCTACCCCTACGACGACCACGTCATCACGCAGGTCGCCACGGGCCTTTTCGGCGTGCGGGAGGAGACGATCCAGCGCGTGCGCATCGTGGAGTTCAAGTACGCCCAGGGCGCCAAGCCCGGCCTCGGCGGGCACCTGCTCGGCGACAAGAACACGCCGGCGGTCGCGAGGATGCGCGAGGCGGTCGCCGGGACCTCGCTCTTCTCCCCCTTCCCCTTCCACAGCGTCTACTCCATCGAGGACCACAAGAAGCACGTCGACTGGGTGCTGGCGATGAACCCCAAGGCCCTGGTCTCGGCGAAGGTCTCGACGCCGAACGACGTCGACATGGTCGCGGTCGGCTCCTACTACGCCGGCGTGCACATCGTGCACCTCGACGGCAGCTACGGCGGCACGGGCGCCGCGCCCGACATCGCCAAGAAGAACATCGCGATGCCGATCGAGTACGCGATACCGAAGGTCCACCAGTTCCTGGTCAACGAGGGGATCCGCGACAAGGTCACGCTCATCGCGTCGGGCGGGCTGCGCAACGTGCACGACCTCGTCAAGGCGATCTGCCTCGGCGCCAACGGCGCGGTCATCGGCACCGCCGAGATGGTCGCGCTCGAGTGCATCCGCTGCGGCGCCTGCGAGAGCGGCCGCGGCTGCGCCCGCGGCATCGCGACCACCGACCCGGAGCTCTCGCTCCAGTTCGACTACGAGTGGGCCGCCCGGCGCATCACGAACCTCTACAGCTCGTGGCACGCGCAGCTGGTGGACATCCTCGTGCGCTTCGGCATCCGCTCGGTCAGCGAGCTGGTCGGCCGCACCGACCTTCTCCACCACGTCGACTATTCCGAGTAG
- a CDS encoding glutamate synthase, which yields MKSNPIDQIRRVMDSRRRLLEELPPTIRAKSEEEGGCGVTGFACTIPVAGRHIFTPSVQMHNRGNGKGGGIAAVGLDPDQLGVSRDVLESHFCLQVAALDPACMPILKEKYVDQVFDIAAHGMLPTVKDWRELPSLEVRPPDVHRFFVRVKPALLDAFIAERGLQALERGAAEEEFVYQNSMRLNAEYYASQAGQKAFVVSQGRNMLVLKIVGYAEDVVRYYRMDDFKAHVWIAHQRYPTKGRVWHPGGAHPFAGLDDALVHNGDFANYQSVADYLRQRGLRTMFMTDTEVSILVFDYLSRVHGYPLEYIIEALAPTSELDFDLLPKEKQQVYRQIQVAHIHGSPDGPWFFIIARNRARARQYQLLGITDTAMLRPQVFAVQNGEVQTGLVCSEKQAIDATLKSLAAEDKRFCPVADKYWNARGGSSRDGGAFIFTVQDDPASPTGKTLTCTDKFGSPVTTPPEQVHCDVTLPVCADAAKGDVTAAEIRKHLAAGAGDRLAGVVLKKIKDWDFDALRRFCDDLACATGGRTAFVAPAINALTALIDTPCHTGLKKRASVLQILHLTLHAILDAVPPVESRAKGASKRVAWKNRRKLRKPAKGETTLVIDATGFEPELENRDSLLIVEAHKLGWKRFITYNLTGQRFHGVGLGPDTQDVRIDLYDSSGDYEASGIDGLTMHIHGNAQDQLGQIMKAGKLVVHGDVGQTFMYGAKGGEVYIRGNAAGRPLINAVGKPRVVINGTCLDYLAESFMAGNPLAGGGFVVLNGLEYDAYGAYSARWRPYPGGNLFSLASGGAIYLRDPEHKTVAEQLNGGHFLPMTHEDWALIKPYLVENEKLFGIKVDDLLTHNGRKLEPTKIYRKVGAMSKAAAAKVVADDDVNLGPVKSLEAKAAARRKKGAA from the coding sequence ATGAAGAGCAATCCGATCGACCAGATCCGGCGCGTGATGGACTCGCGCCGGCGCCTCCTCGAGGAGCTGCCGCCGACGATCCGCGCCAAGTCCGAGGAGGAGGGCGGCTGCGGCGTCACCGGCTTCGCCTGCACGATCCCGGTGGCCGGGCGGCACATCTTCACGCCCTCGGTGCAGATGCACAACCGCGGCAACGGCAAGGGCGGCGGCATCGCCGCGGTCGGCCTCGACCCCGACCAGCTCGGCGTCTCGCGCGACGTCCTCGAGTCGCACTTCTGCCTCCAGGTCGCAGCGCTCGACCCCGCGTGCATGCCCATTCTCAAGGAGAAGTACGTCGACCAGGTCTTCGACATCGCGGCGCACGGCATGCTCCCGACGGTGAAGGACTGGCGCGAGCTGCCGAGCCTGGAAGTGCGCCCGCCCGACGTCCATCGCTTCTTCGTGCGGGTCAAGCCCGCGCTGCTGGACGCGTTCATCGCCGAGCGCGGCCTGCAGGCGCTGGAGCGCGGCGCCGCCGAGGAGGAGTTCGTCTACCAGAACTCGATGCGCCTCAACGCCGAGTACTACGCCTCCCAGGCGGGGCAGAAGGCCTTCGTCGTCTCGCAGGGGCGCAATATGCTGGTCCTCAAGATCGTCGGCTACGCCGAGGACGTCGTGCGCTACTACCGCATGGACGACTTCAAGGCGCACGTCTGGATCGCGCACCAGCGCTACCCCACCAAGGGCCGTGTCTGGCACCCCGGCGGCGCGCACCCCTTTGCCGGTCTCGACGACGCGCTCGTGCATAACGGCGACTTCGCCAACTACCAGTCCGTCGCCGACTACCTGCGCCAGCGCGGACTGCGCACGATGTTCATGACCGACACCGAGGTCTCGATCCTCGTCTTCGACTACCTCAGCCGCGTGCACGGCTACCCGCTGGAGTACATCATCGAGGCGCTCGCGCCCACCTCGGAGCTGGACTTCGACCTGCTGCCGAAGGAGAAGCAGCAGGTCTACCGCCAGATCCAGGTCGCCCACATCCACGGCTCGCCCGACGGCCCCTGGTTCTTCATCATCGCGCGCAACCGCGCCCGCGCCCGCCAGTACCAGCTGCTCGGCATCACCGACACGGCGATGCTGCGGCCGCAGGTCTTCGCGGTGCAGAACGGCGAGGTCCAGACCGGCCTCGTCTGCTCCGAGAAGCAGGCGATCGACGCGACGCTCAAGAGCCTCGCCGCCGAGGACAAGCGCTTCTGCCCCGTGGCCGACAAATATTGGAACGCCCGCGGCGGGTCGAGCCGCGACGGCGGCGCCTTCATCTTCACCGTGCAGGACGACCCGGCGAGCCCGACGGGCAAGACGCTGACCTGCACCGACAAGTTCGGGTCGCCGGTCACCACGCCGCCGGAGCAGGTGCATTGCGACGTCACGCTGCCGGTGTGCGCGGACGCGGCCAAGGGCGACGTCACGGCGGCGGAGATCCGCAAGCACCTGGCGGCCGGCGCGGGGGACCGCCTCGCGGGCGTCGTCCTCAAGAAGATCAAGGACTGGGACTTCGACGCGCTGCGCCGGTTCTGCGATGACCTCGCCTGCGCGACCGGCGGCAGAACCGCCTTTGTCGCGCCGGCGATCAACGCGCTGACCGCGCTGATCGACACGCCCTGCCACACCGGCCTCAAGAAGCGCGCCTCCGTGCTGCAGATCCTGCACCTGACCCTGCACGCGATCCTGGACGCCGTGCCGCCGGTGGAGTCCAGGGCGAAGGGCGCCTCCAAGCGCGTCGCCTGGAAGAACCGCCGCAAGCTGCGCAAGCCCGCCAAGGGCGAGACGACGCTGGTGATCGACGCCACCGGATTCGAGCCCGAGCTGGAGAACCGCGACTCGCTGCTCATCGTCGAGGCCCACAAGCTTGGCTGGAAGCGTTTCATTACCTACAACCTCACGGGGCAGCGCTTCCACGGCGTCGGGCTCGGCCCCGACACCCAGGATGTGCGCATCGACCTCTACGACAGCTCCGGGGACTACGAGGCCTCCGGCATCGACGGCCTGACGATGCACATCCACGGCAACGCCCAGGACCAGCTCGGCCAGATCATGAAGGCCGGAAAGCTCGTCGTCCACGGCGACGTCGGGCAGACCTTCATGTACGGCGCCAAGGGCGGCGAGGTCTACATCCGCGGCAACGCCGCCGGGCGCCCGCTGATCAACGCCGTCGGCAAGCCGCGCGTGGTGATCAACGGCACCTGCCTCGACTACCTCGCCGAGTCCTTCATGGCCGGCAACCCGCTGGCCGGCGGCGGCTTCGTGGTCCTCAACGGGCTGGAGTACGACGCGTACGGCGCCTACAGCGCGCGCTGGCGCCCCTACCCGGGCGGGAACCTCTTCTCGCTGGCGAGCGGCGGCGCGATCTACCTGCGCGACCCCGAGCACAAGACCGTCGCCGAGCAGCTCAACGGCGGGCACTTCCTGCCGATGACGCACGAGGACTGGGCGCTGATCAAGCCGTACCTCGTCGAGAACGAGAAGCTCTTCGGGATCAAGGTCGACGACCTGCTGACCCACAACGGCCGCAAGCTCGAGCCGACCAAGATCTACCGCAAGGTCGGCGCGATGAGCAAGGCGGCTGCTGCGAAGGTCGTGGCGGACGACGACGTGAACCTCGGGCCGGTCAAGAGCCTCGAGGCCAAGGCGGCGGCAAGACGGAAGAAGGGCGCGGCGTAG
- a CDS encoding glycosyltransferase family 39 protein, whose translation MNEDIGSTAVGPARAGGEAPARRSGLLVACLLFLAVVAQGIPAAHKIGISWDEPFYFQTAQGIKAWAGDLGGTGTFSRERLQQVFGFRPLKNDHPPLTKLLGAVTMAALSGPLGEFWAYRFSTVLLFAALLASIYLYVSRAHGPLAALAAAALLGTMPRFYVDGHIGATDVPLSVFWFLTAVAFERACDRPRLWPLAGLAYGLCMSVKFTGFLVLVPSLVWGLVYRRREMLRPALGLLLGPAVFVLLQPAIWHHPLGGIADFVRMSLTREQWNPHWVLFLGKTYNFSGPWYYAPFLVLVTVPEVTLLLSFAGVARVLRDRLRDAVAGSSLIHFSFFMLVTAAPSAPLFDGVRLFLPAFVFVAILAGIGLDWVASTMRAAAAKTWSAGGAQAAKAAAAGVLLILAALPLARVYPFGLEYYNGLVGGIRGARAAGLETTYWWTVLTEEHLARINTLLPAGARLRFVPMDPDLHELYQALGMLRRDIQVVESGDFDYALVLSRPAWNHPKLFMALGVPQRVLEPVASLVRSEVPFWVLYKKKAGA comes from the coding sequence ATGAACGAAGACATTGGCTCCACGGCCGTCGGACCGGCGCGCGCTGGTGGAGAAGCCCCGGCACGGCGGTCAGGCCTGCTCGTGGCCTGCCTGCTGTTCCTGGCGGTCGTGGCACAGGGGATCCCCGCCGCCCACAAGATCGGGATTTCCTGGGACGAGCCGTTCTATTTCCAGACGGCGCAAGGCATCAAGGCGTGGGCTGGCGATCTGGGGGGGACGGGAACGTTTTCGCGGGAGCGCCTCCAGCAGGTCTTCGGTTTCCGTCCTCTGAAGAACGACCATCCCCCGCTGACGAAGCTGCTCGGCGCGGTGACGATGGCCGCGCTTTCCGGGCCCCTCGGCGAGTTCTGGGCCTATCGGTTCTCGACCGTGCTGCTCTTTGCCGCGCTGCTCGCGTCCATCTACCTCTACGTGAGCCGCGCGCACGGGCCGCTGGCGGCGCTCGCTGCTGCCGCGCTGCTCGGGACGATGCCGCGCTTCTACGTCGACGGGCACATCGGCGCAACCGACGTCCCGCTCAGTGTCTTCTGGTTCCTGACCGCGGTGGCCTTCGAGCGCGCCTGCGACCGCCCCCGCCTCTGGCCGCTGGCCGGCCTGGCGTACGGCCTGTGCATGTCCGTGAAGTTCACGGGCTTCCTGGTCCTCGTCCCATCGCTCGTCTGGGGCCTGGTCTACCGCCGGCGCGAGATGCTGCGGCCGGCCCTCGGGCTGCTGCTCGGGCCGGCGGTCTTCGTGCTCCTGCAGCCCGCCATCTGGCACCATCCCCTCGGCGGCATCGCCGACTTCGTCCGGATGAGCCTCACGCGCGAGCAATGGAACCCGCACTGGGTGCTCTTTCTCGGCAAGACGTACAACTTCTCCGGCCCGTGGTACTACGCGCCGTTTCTCGTGCTCGTGACCGTCCCCGAGGTCACGCTGCTGCTGTCGTTCGCCGGCGTGGCTCGCGTCCTGCGTGATCGCCTGCGCGACGCGGTCGCCGGCTCGAGCCTCATCCACTTCTCGTTCTTCATGCTCGTTACCGCGGCCCCTTCAGCGCCCCTCTTCGACGGCGTGCGGCTCTTCCTCCCGGCATTCGTCTTTGTCGCGATTCTCGCCGGCATCGGCCTGGATTGGGTGGCGTCGACGATGCGCGCCGCCGCCGCGAAGACGTGGTCCGCTGGCGGCGCACAGGCGGCGAAGGCGGCCGCGGCCGGCGTGCTGCTGATTCTGGCGGCGCTGCCCCTCGCCCGCGTCTACCCGTTCGGCCTCGAGTACTACAACGGCCTTGTCGGCGGCATCCGTGGCGCCCGCGCCGCGGGGCTGGAGACGACCTACTGGTGGACCGTGCTCACGGAGGAGCATCTGGCGCGGATCAACACGCTGCTGCCGGCCGGCGCGCGGCTGCGGTTCGTGCCGATGGACCCGGACCTGCACGAACTCTACCAGGCCCTCGGCATGCTGCGCCGCGACATCCAGGTCGTCGAGAGCGGGGACTTCGACTACGCGCTCGTGCTCTCCCGGCCGGCCTGGAACCATCCCAAGCTCTTCATGGCGCTCGGCGTTCCGCAGCGTGTGCTCGAGCCCGTCGCCTCGCTCGTGCGGAGCGAAGTGCCGTTCTGGGTGCTCTACAAGAAGAAGGCCGGGGCCTGA
- a CDS encoding glycosyltransferase family 39 protein — protein sequence MPLLAAALRAVEVVWLLAVAWGIGRPLLRVGGIQGRHPAEEVVCSLGLGLGAMSLLVLALGFAHGYRPLSLALFIGLLTAAALPALLRGWRVRGAAGSLFGDVPGSALALLGAAALVSALASSAPSAFYDALVYHLGVPNLWLLRGGIEPLPHNVYSNFPFATEMLFLIGLFLGGPEQAGLFAWVFTALSAAAIATLVLPRWGSRPAIVAAGFFFLSPQVFLLSRYVTVDAAMTFYTLLAFLCLLNWLDDDQTPLLVAAGIFGGLAFSTKYLGGLFAILLPAAVVLGRRRPRALPALLLPAALVASPWLLKNVLFTGNPVYPVLPGIFGWGDWSPERAAALDADAHAASVVAQSWRDWARLPLDLILTRRDFGAPAAGGWVWIPVLAAAAFVAARRERQAERPLLALFAALVLIWAGTFWIARFLLPALALGAVFVGLALERLAPRLHPRWPVIAIAAFSLCTIATIASDALAWRALTQACAQGLGLQTREAYLGSLLRLQPAVEEINRRLPHDARVLVLGDAKTAYLRRDHLAATVLDRPLLPDLLGGLRDADAVATAVRDAGVTHVLLNTVEMERTQSQYPLSATPPEILLAFRGFLRSRCRELFRGNGVLLFEAAAPG from the coding sequence ATGCCCTTGCTAGCCGCTGCACTCCGTGCGGTCGAGGTCGTCTGGCTTCTCGCAGTCGCCTGGGGGATCGGGCGCCCCTTGCTCAGGGTGGGGGGAATCCAGGGGCGTCATCCCGCCGAAGAGGTCGTCTGCTCCCTCGGCCTCGGCCTCGGCGCCATGTCCCTGCTGGTGCTCGCCCTCGGTTTCGCGCACGGGTATCGGCCCCTTTCGCTCGCGCTGTTCATCGGGCTCCTCACCGCCGCGGCGCTGCCGGCGTTGCTCCGGGGCTGGCGCGTCCGTGGCGCCGCCGGTTCGCTCTTCGGGGACGTGCCGGGGTCCGCCCTGGCTCTCCTTGGAGCCGCGGCGCTCGTCTCCGCGCTCGCGTCATCCGCACCCAGCGCCTTCTACGACGCCCTCGTCTACCATCTGGGGGTCCCGAACCTCTGGCTGCTCCGCGGGGGGATCGAGCCGCTGCCCCACAACGTCTACTCGAACTTCCCGTTCGCCACCGAGATGCTCTTTCTCATCGGTCTTTTCCTCGGGGGACCCGAGCAGGCCGGGCTGTTCGCCTGGGTCTTCACGGCGCTTTCCGCGGCGGCGATCGCCACGCTCGTCCTGCCGCGGTGGGGCAGCCGGCCGGCCATCGTCGCCGCTGGCTTCTTCTTCCTTTCCCCGCAGGTCTTCCTCCTGTCCCGCTACGTGACCGTCGACGCGGCGATGACGTTCTACACGCTTCTCGCGTTCCTGTGCCTCCTCAACTGGCTCGACGATGACCAGACGCCGCTCCTCGTGGCGGCCGGGATCTTCGGCGGGTTGGCCTTCTCGACGAAATACCTGGGCGGGCTGTTTGCCATCCTGCTCCCGGCGGCCGTCGTCCTCGGCCGGCGCCGGCCCCGCGCACTGCCGGCGCTGCTGCTCCCCGCCGCGCTCGTCGCGTCGCCGTGGCTGCTCAAGAACGTGCTCTTCACCGGCAACCCTGTCTACCCGGTCCTCCCCGGCATCTTCGGCTGGGGCGATTGGAGCCCGGAACGCGCTGCGGCGCTCGACGCGGACGCCCACGCCGCCTCGGTCGTTGCGCAGTCCTGGCGCGACTGGGCGCGGCTTCCGCTGGACCTGATCCTGACCCGCAGGGACTTCGGCGCGCCGGCCGCGGGCGGGTGGGTCTGGATTCCAGTGCTGGCCGCGGCCGCGTTCGTCGCAGCGCGCCGGGAAAGGCAGGCCGAACGGCCGTTGCTCGCCCTCTTTGCGGCTTTGGTCCTCATCTGGGCCGGGACCTTCTGGATCGCCCGCTTTCTCCTGCCTGCGCTCGCGCTCGGGGCCGTGTTCGTCGGGCTTGCCCTGGAACGCCTCGCACCCCGGTTGCACCCGCGCTGGCCGGTGATTGCCATCGCCGCGTTTTCCCTCTGCACGATCGCAACGATCGCGAGTGACGCCCTGGCTTGGCGCGCCCTGACACAGGCCTGCGCCCAGGGGCTTGGCCTGCAGACCCGCGAAGCGTACCTCGGTTCGCTGCTGCGCCTCCAGCCCGCGGTGGAGGAGATCAACCGCCGCCTGCCGCACGATGCGCGCGTGCTGGTGCTCGGCGACGCCAAGACGGCCTACCTGCGCCGCGACCATCTGGCCGCCACCGTGCTCGACCGTCCGCTCCTCCCCGACCTGCTGGGCGGGCTGCGGGACGCCGATGCCGTCGCCACCGCCGTGCGCGACGCGGGGGTGACCCACGTGCTCCTGAACACGGTCGAAATGGAGCGGACGCAGTCACAGTACCCGCTCAGCGCCACGCCGCCGGAGATCCTGCTGGCGTTCCGCGGGTTTCTCCGGAGCCGCTGCCGCGAGCTGTTCCGCGGGAACGGCGTCCTGCTCTTCGAGGCTGCGGCGCCGGGTTGA
- a CDS encoding WbqC family protein — translation MIVATYQPFFAPFPGFFAKALLADVLVLLDTVQFPQRTGWLTRNRFKSEQGELWLTIPVRRRGRGLQRIDEVRIVREGSWARKHLLSLKESYRRAPFFPDHLPLLESLFADVPDRLVDLNIPILRHFTERLGCRARVVPLSELGIEAREPELSVAICRTLRATAFLTQRPAAKFVSGDLLSAAGVQLLTFAYHPEIHPQLHGAFIQNLSALDLLSCCGPRAPEVLRGWVRPPAPGQRHAEIRH, via the coding sequence GTGATCGTCGCAACATACCAGCCGTTCTTCGCGCCCTTCCCGGGGTTCTTCGCCAAGGCGCTGCTCGCCGACGTGCTCGTGCTCCTCGACACGGTACAGTTCCCCCAGCGCACCGGCTGGCTCACGCGCAACCGCTTCAAGAGCGAGCAGGGCGAGCTGTGGCTCACGATTCCGGTTCGGCGCCGTGGCCGAGGGCTCCAGCGCATCGACGAGGTGCGGATCGTGCGCGAGGGCTCCTGGGCGCGCAAGCACCTGCTCTCTCTCAAGGAGTCCTATCGGCGGGCGCCGTTCTTCCCCGACCACCTGCCTCTCCTCGAATCCCTGTTCGCGGACGTCCCCGACCGGCTGGTCGACCTCAACATCCCCATCCTCCGCCACTTCACCGAGCGCCTGGGATGCCGCGCGCGGGTCGTGCCTCTTTCCGAGCTGGGCATCGAGGCCCGGGAGCCGGAGCTGTCGGTCGCCATCTGCCGCACGCTGCGCGCCACCGCGTTCCTGACGCAGCGCCCCGCGGCGAAGTTCGTCTCCGGCGACCTGTTGTCGGCAGCGGGCGTCCAGCTGCTGACCTTTGCCTACCACCCCGAGATCCACCCCCAGCTCCACGGCGCGTTCATCCAGAACCTCTCGGCGCTCGACCTGCTGTCCTGCTGCGGGCCGCGGGCCCCCGAGGTGCTGCGCGGGTGGGTGCGTCCCCCGGCTCCGGGACAGCGGCACGCCGAGATCCGCCATTGA